The following coding sequences are from one Deinococcus apachensis DSM 19763 window:
- a CDS encoding YceI family protein, whose product MHKTYTARLLSLAVLSLAAAGAAPAKFEVVSSAENANVMTVESETAVENFTGRTNKISGTLTFDPVARTGSGTVVIDGASIDTGIATRNGHMRSAAWLNFDRAPQVKFTATRVTRVSGDQYRVTGNLTLNGITKPVTADATVRYTPAGDSTKAAGLKGNVLAVSTKFNVKLSDFGVKNGQITSGRVNDELAISVRFVASDG is encoded by the coding sequence ATGCACAAGACCTACACCGCCCGCCTGCTGTCCCTCGCCGTCCTGTCCCTGGCCGCCGCGGGCGCCGCGCCCGCCAAGTTCGAGGTGGTGAGCAGCGCCGAGAACGCCAACGTGATGACCGTCGAGAGCGAGACGGCCGTCGAGAACTTCACGGGCCGCACGAACAAGATCAGCGGAACGCTCACCTTCGACCCCGTGGCACGAACCGGGAGCGGCACGGTCGTCATCGACGGCGCGAGCATCGACACCGGCATCGCCACGCGCAACGGGCACATGCGCTCGGCCGCGTGGCTGAACTTCGACAGGGCGCCCCAGGTGAAGTTCACCGCGACCCGCGTCACCCGCGTGAGCGGCGACCAGTACCGGGTGACGGGGAACCTCACCCTGAACGGGATCACGAAGCCCGTGACGGCGGACGCGACTGTGCGCTACACACCCGCAGGCGACAGCACGAAGGCGGCCGGTCTCAAGGGCAACGTGCTGGCGGTCAGCACCAAGTTCAACGTGAAGCTCAGCGATTTCGGCGTGAAGAACGGGCAGATCACCTCGGGCCGCGTGAACGACGAGCTGGCGATCTCGGTGCGCTTCGTCGCCAGCGACGGGTAG
- a CDS encoding helix-turn-helix domain-containing protein, whose translation MTPPSSSVQYVPLKDQALPIVVERLEGWASAPGQIFRPHRHDFQEILWVHSGQARHTIDGRLIELRAPSVSLIARGQVHAFVDGQGFGAFVVSFTEDLLAGTPGAAAGQLLFNYAPGDQAVPVGPELQGQALALLELLAGEYERVRGGGDVRLLRPLVEALLVLVWRAVRAADVDHVKGAPDLPRVLTLLERHFTAWHDVGRYARALNLSPKGLSRLTRAALGKTAKEVIQDRRTLEARRLLSFTGASVKEIAGQLGFADPFHFSRSFKAATGLSPQAFREGRPEEQAGRK comes from the coding sequence ATGACCCCCCCCTCCTCCTCCGTCCAGTACGTGCCGCTCAAGGACCAGGCGCTGCCTATCGTCGTGGAGCGGCTGGAGGGCTGGGCGAGCGCCCCCGGCCAGATCTTCCGGCCCCACCGGCACGACTTTCAGGAAATCCTCTGGGTCCACTCGGGGCAGGCCCGGCACACCATCGACGGGCGGCTGATCGAGCTGCGGGCGCCCAGCGTCAGTCTGATTGCGCGGGGGCAGGTTCACGCCTTCGTGGACGGGCAGGGTTTCGGCGCCTTCGTGGTGTCCTTTACCGAGGACCTGCTGGCGGGCACGCCGGGCGCCGCGGCGGGGCAACTGCTGTTCAACTACGCGCCCGGCGATCAGGCGGTCCCGGTGGGGCCGGAGCTGCAGGGCCAGGCGCTGGCCCTGCTGGAGCTGCTGGCGGGCGAGTACGAGCGGGTGCGGGGCGGGGGAGACGTCCGGCTGCTGCGCCCCCTGGTCGAGGCCCTGCTGGTGCTCGTGTGGCGCGCGGTTCGGGCCGCCGACGTGGACCATGTGAAGGGCGCGCCCGACCTGCCCCGGGTCCTCACGCTGCTGGAGCGCCACTTCACCGCCTGGCACGACGTGGGGCGCTACGCCCGGGCGCTGAACCTCTCACCCAAGGGGCTTTCCCGGCTCACCCGCGCGGCGCTGGGCAAGACCGCCAAGGAGGTCATTCAGGACCGCCGGACCCTGGAGGCCCGGAGGCTGCTGAGCTTCACGGGCGCGAGCGTGAAGGAGATCGCGGGGCAGCTCGGCTTCGCGGACCCCTTTCACTTCAGCCGGTCGTTCAAGGCGGCGACAGGCCTCTCCCCCCAGGCCTTCCGCGAGGGGAGGCCGGAGGAGCAGGCCGGGAGAAAATGA
- a CDS encoding uracil-xanthine permease family protein, with translation MTQTVPAAPPPSPTRPERRLVLGVQHAIAMFGATVLVPILVGLSPSVALFGAGLATLIFHLLTGGRVPIFLGSSFAFIAPTALVVKEMGPGAAAGGLIAAGAMYLLFSGLVKLFGTDRLLRVFPPVVTGPVIIVIGLGLSSVAVNEAKTNWWLALVTLAAAVVASVYGRGLFRMIPILIGVVVGYLVALATGQIGSEALNAIGAAPLLGLPDFHAPALDWRAVAIIAPVAVVTFIEHVGDVIVNGRVVGQNFLQNPGLSRTLFADGIANMSSAALGGPAATTYAENTGVLALTRVYDPAILRIGAVFAILFGCSPKLAAVLKSLPQGVLGGVSILLFGMIASVGIRTLAEARIDFAHSRNLIVVSLILVLGLGGAAFPIAVGGTTLTLSGMALAAVVGIVANLLLPAQRAEVDGVPTEAERVIH, from the coding sequence CCTCTCGCCCAGCGTGGCCCTCTTCGGGGCCGGGCTCGCCACCCTGATCTTCCACCTGCTCACCGGGGGCCGGGTGCCCATCTTCCTGGGCTCCAGCTTCGCCTTCATCGCGCCGACCGCGCTCGTCGTCAAGGAGATGGGGCCGGGCGCGGCGGCGGGCGGATTGATCGCCGCCGGGGCGATGTACCTGCTGTTCAGCGGGCTGGTGAAACTCTTCGGCACGGACCGGCTGCTGCGGGTGTTTCCCCCGGTCGTCACCGGCCCCGTCATCATCGTGATCGGGCTGGGGCTGAGCAGCGTCGCCGTGAACGAGGCGAAGACGAACTGGTGGCTGGCCCTCGTCACGCTCGCCGCCGCCGTGGTCGCCAGCGTGTACGGGCGTGGGCTCTTCCGCATGATCCCCATCTTGATCGGCGTGGTGGTCGGCTACCTCGTCGCGCTCGCCACCGGGCAGATCGGGAGTGAAGCCTTGAACGCGATTGGCGCCGCGCCGCTGCTGGGGCTGCCCGATTTCCACGCGCCCGCGTTGGACTGGCGGGCGGTCGCCATCATCGCGCCCGTCGCCGTCGTGACCTTTATCGAGCATGTGGGCGACGTGATTGTGAACGGCCGGGTCGTAGGGCAGAACTTCCTGCAAAACCCAGGGCTGAGCCGCACCCTCTTCGCGGACGGGATCGCCAACATGAGCAGCGCCGCGCTGGGTGGGCCCGCGGCGACTACCTACGCCGAGAACACGGGGGTGCTGGCGCTGACGCGGGTGTACGACCCGGCCATTCTCCGCATTGGTGCCGTGTTCGCCATCCTCTTCGGCTGCTCGCCCAAGCTGGCCGCCGTCCTGAAGAGTCTGCCCCAGGGCGTGTTGGGCGGCGTCTCCATCCTGCTCTTCGGCATGATCGCCTCCGTGGGCATCCGCACCCTGGCCGAGGCGAGGATCGACTTCGCGCATTCCCGCAACCTGATCGTGGTAAGCCTGATCCTGGTGCTGGGGCTGGGCGGGGCGGCCTTTCCCATCGCGGTGGGGGGCACGACGCTGACCCTCTCAGGCATGGCGCTCGCCGCCGTGGTGGGCATCGTGGCGAACCTCCTCCTGCCCGCCCAGAGGGCCGAGGTAGATGGGGTGCCCACGGAGGCGGAGCGAGTTATCCACTGA